The Hevea brasiliensis isolate MT/VB/25A 57/8 chromosome 1, ASM3005281v1, whole genome shotgun sequence genome has a window encoding:
- the LOC110635001 gene encoding UPF0481 protein At3g47200-like, with amino-acid sequence METSNLPTSHNQENGGISHHIIRIPEEDQEWLASVEKKIQEMPKLLSKSAGGSSCCIFRVPQSLVEINKKAYQPHIVSIGPYHHGKEHLKMIQEHKWRFLGAVLARTQKHGVGLTDMFKAIASMEKRIRECYSETIEYSSHDFIEMMVLDGCFVIELFCIVGRLVQTDLDDPIFNMSWLLYFLMRDFLRLENQIPFFVLQTLFELSILASRRENIPSLTELTLGFFDYVVQRPTEVLDRYNNVNGKHLLDLFRLTFIPPSQEVPRKISPFLQLIQSAKKLHLAGIQFKPRETGTFLDIKFSHGILEIPPLTIDDFTSSFLLNCVAFEQCYSHCSKHITTYITFMSCLINAPIDAGFLSDNGIIENYFGTDTEVAKFFNNIGKDIAFDIQRSYLAKLFEDVNEYYRNNWHVRWAGFKYTYFNTPWSFMSALAALILLILTIIQAFFAVYGYAHPPNNGH; translated from the coding sequence ATGGAAACATCAAATCTTCCCACCAGCCACAACCAAGAAAATGGAGGAATCTCTCATCATATTATCAGAATCCCAGAAGAAGATCAAGAATGGTTAGCTTCAGTGGAAAAGAAGATACAAGAAATGCCAAAGCTGTTGAGCAAATCAGCAGGTGGGAGTTCCTGTTGCATTTTTAGAGTGCCTCAAAGTCTCGTTGAAATTAACAAGAAGGCTTATCAACCCCATATAGTCTCCATCGGACCCTACCACCATGGAAAAGAACACCTCAAGATGATTCAAGAACACAAGTGGCGATTTCTTGGTGCTGTTCTTGCTCGAACACAAAAGCATGGTGTTGGCCTCACTGACATGTTTAAAGCCATAGCATCAATGGAGAAGAGGATAAGAGAATGTTATTCTGAAACTATTGAATATAGCAGccatgatttcattgaaatgatggtgctggatgGATGTTTTGTGATCGAACTTTTCTGCATAGTTGGAAGGTTAGTTCAGACTGATCTTGATGACCCCATATTCAATATGTCTTGGCTGTTGTATTTTCTTATGAGGGATTTTCTCAGGCTGGAGAACCAAATTCCTTTCTTTGTTCTTCAAACATTGTTTGAGCTATCAATTTTAGCTTCCAGAAGGGAAAACATTCCCTCCTTGACAGAACTCACCCTGGGATTCTTTGATTATGTGGTTCAGAGACCAACTGAAGTCCTAGATAGGTATAATAACGTTAATGGGAAACATTTACTAGATTTGTTTCGCTTAACTTTCATCCCTCCATCACAAGAAGTGCCTAGAAAGATTAGTCCATTTCTTCAATTGATTCAATCTGCCAAAAAGCTTCATCTTGCTGGAATCCAGTTCAAGCCAAGGGAGACTGGAACCTTCTTGGACATTAAATTTAGTCATGGAATCCTCGAAATCCCTCCTTTAACAATTGACGATTTCACTAGCTCTTTCTTGCTCAATTGTGTAGCATTTGAGCAATGCTATAGTCATTGCTCAAAGCACATTACTACTTATATTACCTTCATGAGCTGCCTGATCAACGCACCGATTGATGCAGGGTTCTTAAGTGATAATGGAATCATTGAGAATTACTTTGGAACTGATACGGAAGTTGCAAAATTCTTTAACAACATTGGCAAGGACATTGCTTTTGATATCCAGAGAAGTTATCTAGCGAAATTGTTCGAGGATGTGAATGAATATTACAGGAACAATTGGCATGTGAGATGGGCAGGATTCAAGTACACTTATTTCAACACACCATGGTCATTCATGTCAGCCTTAGCTGCACTTATCCTCCTCATCCTCACCATTATTCAGGCGTTCTTTGCTGTCTACGGATATGCCCATCCTCCTAACAATGGGCATTGA